One Deinococcus betulae genomic window carries:
- a CDS encoding winged helix-turn-helix domain-containing protein has translation MLWQQYQASMCAVERRRLQVMALLAEGRSRAEVLTITRYSVPRLVDLIHRYHAQGLEGLRDRRHRNSGAPTLLTDAELLLLAQTIRADYTEGLVWNGPKVQQWIKTTLGKELYVSRAYEFLDAIGFSQQTARPRHVEADDAAQDKFKKHARYAAPCS, from the coding sequence GTGCTGTGGCAGCAGTATCAGGCAAGTATGTGTGCGGTGGAGCGCCGTCGGCTCCAGGTGATGGCGTTGCTGGCCGAGGGTCGCTCCAGAGCAGAGGTCCTGACGATCACCCGCTACAGCGTGCCTCGCCTGGTCGATCTGATCCACCGATACCATGCCCAAGGGCTGGAAGGCCTGCGTGACCGGCGGCACCGCAACAGCGGTGCCCCCACACTGCTGACCGACGCAGAACTCCTGCTGTTGGCGCAAACGATTCGAGCAGACTATACCGAAGGGCTCGTCTGGAACGGCCCGAAGGTGCAGCAGTGGATCAAGACGACCCTGGGCAAAGAGCTGTACGTGTCACGCGCCTATGAGTTCCTTGACGCCATCGGCTTCAGCCAACAGACGGCCCGGCCTCGACATGTCGAGGCCGATGACGCGGCGCAGGACAAGTTTAAAAAACACGCTCGTTACGCAGCTCCGTGCAGCTGA
- a CDS encoding IS630 family transposase, whose translation MTRRRTSLKNTLVTQLRAAEARHDCVELWCMDEHRLGLKPILGKVWAPRGQRPIARVQHRYEWLYVSAFACPESGASQFWLTPRVNTRVFEEVLAAFARNVGAGSERHILVVLDGAGWHTSGTLRVPEGLELVVLPLYSPELQPAERLWRLTDEPLKNQHFASLAALETILGDQCRKLEHATDQIRAATRFHWWPYASLRI comes from the coding sequence ATGACGCGGCGCAGGACAAGTTTAAAAAACACGCTCGTTACGCAGCTCCGTGCAGCTGAGGCGCGTCATGACTGCGTTGAACTCTGGTGCATGGATGAGCACCGACTCGGCCTGAAACCGATCCTGGGCAAAGTGTGGGCACCGCGCGGTCAGCGGCCTATCGCCCGCGTCCAACACCGCTACGAGTGGTTGTACGTCTCGGCCTTTGCCTGCCCAGAGTCCGGCGCCAGCCAGTTCTGGCTGACGCCACGGGTCAATACCCGAGTCTTCGAAGAGGTGTTGGCCGCCTTCGCCCGCAATGTCGGAGCAGGGTCCGAACGACACATTCTGGTGGTGCTCGATGGTGCGGGGTGGCACACCTCGGGCACGCTGCGCGTGCCTGAGGGCCTTGAACTCGTCGTGTTGCCACTGTATTCGCCCGAGTTGCAGCCCGCGGAACGGTTGTGGAGACTCACTGACGAGCCGCTCAAGAATCAGCATTTCGCGTCTTTGGCCGCGCTGGAAACGATTCTGGGCGACCAATGTCGCAAGCTCGAACACGCTACAGATCAGATTCGTGCCGCCACCCGC